The segment ACAAATGACGTaatcaaacaaagacagaaacctgGTTATAAAGAGCACATTGGGGAAGAAAACGCAACAAAACAGGTAATGCTCTCATTCTTGGCTCTGAGTCTCCTTTTTTGACTTTTAAAGCAGGAAAAAACTGAAAGAATGTAAAAACCTGAGAGAGTCATTTGTGGGCAGAGTTGACTGTTAAGGACACAGGAGCTGTGTTCTTATATAATCAGAGGTCTTGCCTGCTCAATCAAAACAAGAATGCCTTTGATTGTGCCCCATGCCGCGTGGCATCCAGGCTCTGCGTGGCATCTGTGCCTGCTGCTCTCTCTCATGGCGCACTGCCTGTTGTCACGTCGAGGTGATCAGGAATGCCTGGATCATGAGGGGCTGCGTGTCCTGACTGCTGAGATTAGATGCCATAGCTGCGTAACGCTATGCAGAGTGTGTTTGCGTGACATTTATCAAATTGTTTGTGTTGAGTGTGTGACTTTGGCTGACTCATGTTCTGCATGCTGCTTTGCTTTAGGTTATGTTGAGGTTTATTGTTTTGGGGACCCTTTTTGTTGGTTTGGTCCTTTGGTTGTTGGCGGGGGACATTAGATATTAGCGGAATATGTTAATTAAACTCATGACTTCACAGCAGTTCTTTATTCCCATGCCTTGGATTCAGGCCTACCCAGAATCCCCTCTGAGCTTTAGAAGGTCCCAGAGTCTCTTTAATGTTCTGCAAAACAAGCCCAGTGGTTGGGCTCCATCTGAGGGCTTCATTAGATGTTGTTGTAGTACTGATCTGAGAAAAGTGCaagggttttttatttatttttttgttcttgtttttttatattgaagGCGAGCAGGAAGTTGAGGTTAAccaattgtaaataaatattaacaaatcttcatgtttttaatgtaaaggtttcaaatcaaaataaaatgcatattttacctGTACAATTGGacatacatttacatgcacacgtcttcgaaagaagtctcttatgctcacttaagctctatttatttgatcaaaaatagactTAAACGCAGTAGTTTGagaaatattaccatttaaaataactggggttttttttgtttatgtgttttacaaatgtaacttattcctgtgatggcaaagctgaatttttatcagcCATTATTCCAGGCTTTAGAGTGAAATGATccaacagaaatcattctaatatggtgatttgcttctcaagaaaatttctcatcaatgctgaaaacagttgcgcTACTTAATATTGGTGACCCTGGAGcgcaaaaccagtcttaagtctcacagtatatttttaacaatagccaacaatacatcgTGGCTATATTTTACACTATATTTTAGTGTACAACAGAAGGCAAGTGCAGGCAAATATGAAGGATTGCAGATTCCGGTCAGTCAGTTTTGGAGATGCaagatattatacatttatttatgattaatttttttccatagtgtatgttgactgattttttttttttttttttcaaaatatttcaaggGACATGTATAGATAACTTTAATCAGCcttatgaaaacttttttttaatcacagttcAGTAGATGTTTAAGACATCACAAAAAcccatgtaatgtaatgtttactgCCCATAATTAACACAGCATTACACTTTAAATTCCTCCATCGCTTGCATGAAGCTTTCGTTTGATAGTCGACTCCTTGTGCGATACGAAAGCCCAAAGCTTTATTTATCTCTgacaatgaaacaaacaaacaaaccattaaaacagaacaaacatCCACAACGGTGACACGGGGGGCTTTTCCTTCCTGTGACAGCATGCTTGGCTGCCCCCACTGAGCGCTGTTTCTTGATAGCAGTGTTTGCACTGTAAAAAGGCCCCATCGTGTCTTTCTTTAATAGTTtcaatgtgtgagtgtgtttctaAACGCTGTCGCTAAACATGCAAAACTAGTATTGAACAGTTTTTTAGCGGTAGCATACAAGGAATTCATATGTGTGACTTTCATTCGAGATGCATCAAATGGTAAAGATGCAATTTTTATACACCTGTGTTATGAGTTGTTCAGTAGTAGTTGATGTGTTACTTTACGTGGGCAAGAACAGTCCTTTCCATAATGTGTCCCTTTAGTGCATACTTTAgaggagcagaggaaatgacattTATATGACACATGAGTGTGCTGTGAAGGGAATTTGCGTCTTTCTGACTTGGACTTGGTGTTTGTCAGTGGTATTATTGTAAATCTGTAATTTACACCCCTCAGGGGAGAGCTAATCACTGCGGATTGTGCTGGAGACCAAAGTGTGAGGAATTCCTGTCCTGCTGCCAGGAATGGGCCAAACTGAGGAATGACGATGTCAGATCGGAagcaaaaaagaataataaaaaaaaaaacactagaaagGGATTTAGgcatcaatatattgttttctacaAATGTATTTGATGACACATCCACATGTTTCAAAATAGATTTTGTGCCTAGTTTTTGTTCTCCTTGAATAAATCATGAATGTGAGTCCATTCATTCCTCTCTCTTCCAATACTTTCTTGTCTCTCTCCACTATCTACAGTACcaagatgttttgaagaaagtGTGAGTTGTTTGCTTATTGCCCATGTGTTGCTAGAATGTTGTGGGTATTTTCCAGGTTGTTTCTATATGAATGCAAAGGTGTGCTGTGTCTTTAAAGGGTTGCAATGCAGTTATAACAGTAGGGTTCGGTGAAAAACATCATTTCacgattttaattaattataattataaaccatatattgtaGTTGCCTCAAGGAAAGCAAAGTGTGCGTGAGCTGATCATCTCCTCCGCTTTAATAGCAATTGcggcatgaaataaacatgaataaacctCCGAAGTCAAGAAATGCAACTTCCAGAAATCCGTATCCTGTATTAACTGAGTTTAATTTGAGCGTTTGTATACAAATCAGTCAATTTTAACCATCAATTTTATAGTAATGTAGTACCAAATGACTCTcatttatattttacagcattagttgAGAGATTTGTTTCCCTGAGGAAATTTGCCATGTGCTGTACCTGAACTATATCCATAATAAACGATTTTGAATTGAATGGAATCAAACTGAATCGAATTCTTATTagaattgtgaaatttgtgtagAAACCTAGTTGTTAGGGTGTTATGGGGTTTGCTCAAAAAGGGAGACTTGAGGAACAGGATGAAGGCAGACCTAAAGATGAGCACATCAGACAGAGGGAGGATGTTCTACACTAGAGCAAGCGAGAGAGGACAGAAGAGAGGCACAGGGCAGAGGAGGAGCAGGCAGCTGTGGACACAACTGGACAGCTAGAGCTTGGAGGAAAAGGGATGTTCAGACCTGAGGGACACACGTGTTTCTTCTTAAAGATGAAGTGATGAGAACGACCAATAAGTGTAAGAaccattgttattgtttttcttcATATTAGTTTGAGAGCGCTGTATGTAGCAGCGTTAAATGTTCAGTGTTGTGTTCAGAAGGAGATTTCTGCAGACTGTGAGTGGTTTCTGCTCAGCCAATATGTAATTTAGCACAAGTATGTGGAGAAACCTGTAAGAAAAGGATATAATTGTCAGATTGTGGTGAGGTCACTTCCTGACCCGTCCGCTTTTATGATGGCTTATCTCTTGTGGATCTTTCTCAATGAAATGTGGTGTGAAAGGATCCAGACAAAACGGAAAAAGAGACAAACAACCCCCACAGACATAAGAAATCCCattcttcattttctttctttaatgtcttttaataattatatgtatGTCTGTTCACACACAATTTTAGTGTCATTAAATACATCATATTGCATATGCATTATTGCAATACATgtaataaatgtaactatattaataacaataatcagtATTTATCTATTCTCTCTATATATTAGCTGTATTGAGGCCAGTAGCTAGTAagagtttttataaatatatttgaacatgATGTGATCAATAAACTGCTGGAGAATCATGTCATTGTTTGTTTTCAGAAATCGAGGCAAAGGAAGCATGTGACTGGCTGAGGGCAGCGGGATTCCCACAGTATGCCCAACTTTATGAGGGTAAGAAATGGGCTTCATATCTATAAACATACACGCGGACATCAAAGAATGGCTCTTTGATTCTTTGGCCTCAACAAATGTCTGCAGTGTGGCTGCAGCTGTGAGCTTAAGTGACGGTAAAAAATTAGGAATGCGGCAGgatgagagagagaagagagctgACTGTTGCTTTGAGCTAGAGATCACACCCATCCCATCCCACCTCAGCTGGGCGGACCGAAGCCAAGCAGTGACCAGCGGAATTATTCTTGATTTTCCATTTCAGACAAATGGAATAAAAAACGCATTTACACAGCTGTGTGCTCCATTTGTCAGCACATTTTTTTCCTCCCTCTCTTTATCTTTTCTAGTCATTTTCGGGCCGCGGCGAGTTATTTGCAGGCTAGAGTTTCAATCCAAAGGGAGGAAGAGGTCATGGGAAAAAGTCTTCATTATCACTGCCGGGAAAATACAGGCCTTTGCCTCGCACTTCCGCCCAGGCCAGCCGAGGGGTCGAGAGGATACTACTATTCTCTCTGCTGCTCTCTGTCTCTGTTCCCCTGACTCCTCCTTATGATACTTTACGTCAATGAGTGATAGAATGTCAacaattctatatttaattccgTGTCAAGTCAGAGCTTGGCTCTCATGAGAAAATCATAAAAGCTCTGTTTGGCCTTGTGAGGTCATTATGCCATTATGACATAAATCGAGAACTCCCAGATTCCAATGGAATGGAAAACAGCTAGTGCACatctttattaattcatttttccttcttttttgctaattatttgcatttgtttgaGTCGAATGGAGGGAGTTGTGCGATAACCTCTGGTTCAGTTTCAGAGCCAGTCTGCTGTGTGTAATGTAATCAGTGAGGGAGAGGAGCGTCTGCCAGAGATTGCGTTTGATTTATAAGAGTTACGCCACAGCTGCTGTGGGTCTGTGTGATCCTCTGCAGAACCTCCGCAAATGTTTGGATAGACCAACTGAAAGAGATTCATCCAGTTATCTCTGTTTTGTATTAATCGCTTTCCATTTTAACACGTGTTTTTGATttgctttaaatgtctttgtatgaaaataacaacaaataacaTGCACTTGATCGGTATGGGAACTTTAGTGATCGCACACTCTGAATATATTGGTGACTTTAAACAACTTTTTGAACAGGATAGAGAAATGATCTGTTTTCTGTCTTTGCCTACAGATTCCCAGTTTCCCATTGAAATATCTTCCGTCAAGAGGGACCATGACTTTCTCGACAAAGACCTTGTGGAGCCTCTTTGCCGGTGAGTTTCCTAGATTAGGATTATCTCGATATCTTGAGATTCTTTAGATTGAGGGTCTTGCAGTCTGCAGGATGGAACTTGATACACCGTCTTTACTTAAAACGACAGCTGTGAGAATCACAGCCTTAATGTCAATCATTGTACCGTGTAGAtctgtttatttataatgcacaatGCTGCACCATATGAAAACATTAAGGACAACATGAAATCCGATTTTTCCtatttacttttgtatttaatttcGCTAGTGTTATTTTGCATATGTCACATTGATGCAATAGCTCTCTATGCCACTGAAGTAGCATCTTCACAATGCCATGTCAATTTGTTGTCATTTTTCAgagaaaaaagtatttatttacgaGAGAGAGGCTATTTGTATCCATCTATTTTGAgtctttatattattttgtgcCTGCGAGCATTATTAGTAATTAATTTTtcaatttattcaatttatttattttgttttctttcattaatACTACCATTATTTGTTGTTAGGTATTTAAAAGGAACAGCATTTTTCTAAATAGATACCTTTTGTAATATTagaataatgaataaaagtaaagtattaattaaataaataattaattcatcaatttctgttttgttttactgaccccaagctttttaaaagtaatttacagTATATGATGATTTTAAGTTGTGAAGattttaatcagaaaaaaagtgtttatttatttatttggactaCATATCTgtactttttttcccctcatgagCTTTTTGTTACAACAGAACGTGAACAAATGAGAGAGAGGCTATTTGTATCCATTTGTAAAGGgtcttaatattattttgtgtttgggattattattagtaatttatttatttcaaattattccatttattttatttatttatttgttgtagttgttttcttttattaatactACTATTATTTGTTGTTAGGCAgtattcatctttatttataaaatccataaaaactgtacaccatttctacaaaaatcatatgagaaaatattttattttatttacttttctttaaagtattattttattttattttattttgttttgttatgttttgttttgttttttattttattttattttattttattttattttttatgttttaattatgtaatttatgtgaataatatttatactataaaaacttaaaaaaattacaaatgtctttCAGAAACTTCAGCAGTTCTTTTTAAGACCAGTACAAAACCAGACCAAACCATATTTTTGCCCCCCATCGTGCATGTACAAGTACGAGAAAACTTAGTGGCGCTGGCCAAGTGGCGACCCCACCTCTGTTGCTGTCTGACCCATGTCCTCCATAAAGTCTGTCCCCTTCCCCATCACTTTGATCCATAATGCAGCCCCCGTGGAGTCTGCTCTGATGTCTCTCTCAAAGGCCTGAGGGGGGTTTGGGGCTGCCAGTATAGGCTACTAACAGatggttgtgtgtgtttgtgtgaaacaaGGCCTGGGGTTTGAGGCGCTGAGGGTTTCTAGCAGGTTGTCTAATGCCTCTAATGACAGCGTTAGTGAGGTCTGACAGCTTTACAGTCAGAGAATACACACACTGCTCTTAAGGACGCCGTCTTCTGGCATGATAATGGCGTTTCATTATCACGCCACAGACatgatatttatatacatttatgagGCCATCTGGGCCCGGGATGTTTAATTAGAGAATCTCGATTGAAAAATTGTGTCGACAAACAGCTGATTAACCACACTGATGTCACAACGGAATATTTTAACGTGTGAAAAACAACAGGTCTGGTTTTATAGGTGAAATAATAGCTTGTTTGTGTCTGGAATGGACATAGAGTGAGGGGTTTGCAGTCTCTTGTAGagtaaaacgtgtgtgtgtgtgtgtgtgtgtgtgtgtgtgtgtgtgtgtgtgtgtgtgtgtgtgtgtgtgtgtgtaaaaagggGTGGAGAAAAACTCTTCAGGGGTGAAGATCAGTCAGATGAGAACGTTAAAGGGCTCTGAAGGGTTAGATCAAAGAGGAGGTGGACGAGAAGGTGGGTtgcccactctctctctctctttcgctctctctttATCCCTCTGTTTTTCCTTCTGCAGTCCCGTCAGGGTCTCATTCATTCATAGCCATGTCTTGAAAGAGATTAGAACCTATGTCTGCCAAGCCGTCCCGTCACTCTTTCCATCAGCCAATCAGGACATAGATAGTGAGAGTTTCTTGAAATCTATACCTGCACATAGAGAGGCAAACAGAGGTTAGACGAGTGTAGGATGTACAGTggatcgtctctctctctctgtggctgTATGGTTTCTTTGTGGTGGAGATGAGAGTGACGGATGCACCAGTGACCGTGTCTTCTCTCTTCCAGTCGACTCAACACTCTGAACAAGTGTGCCTCCATGAAACTGGACGTGAGCCTCCCCAAGAAGAAAGTAAGtggctgtcattttttttttcttcaaaacatcttttgaaaAGTTTCAAgaaatacactgtgtgtgtgtgtgtgtgtgtgtgtgtgtgtgcagtatagTATATAAATATCTGTTTCAGGATTttgtgatgaatagaaaattaaaagaacagcatttttttgtaatattagaaATGTCTATACTTTCACTTGCTGAATAATACTAgtgtattcattaattaattattgctatctcttgctatttttatttttactgactTTTTAAAAGTAAGGTATATGATGATTTTAAGTTGAGCAGAATTTAATCAGAAAAAGATGTCATTACTTGTAttacactgtattttttaaaaacccATTTATTACACATTTCAGTAATGAGAATTTTGGAGAAAATGTCCTTCATTGTCatgaaaatgatgaaatgatGCAAGCATTCTAATGGtgtctttatgcaaaataaatgtttcaattcTGAAAAAATATCTTCACAAGAGCCACatttattgaaatgcaaaatGAAATTATCTGATCtactaaataattataatattatacaattatacaattataatatttatagtgcatttatttattttttaagtataaaaatctgtctagtaaatctgtctgtgtttttaaaatggattATTTGGCATATGAACTGCTTAAACAAAGCAGATTATCTAAAAAGCACAGTCATTGGAATTGGCTTTCATCATAGAAGCGTCAGTTTAATCTTCTGTCGAGACAATTGACTGTTTACTCAGGGGTCGTATTTCAGCCTAATTATGATTGTAAGCTGTGGATGTCATTCAGTAGGTCATTTCTGACGCTTTTACTGACGTCTCAGGCATGTGAAAGGGGTGTCTGGGTCCTGCTGTCTTTAACACAGCCTGAGGGTGATTTGATACTTGTTATGTTCAAGTCTTCTTGTTTGGATGATATTTGAGAATTCCCCAAACCAGCTAGTATGACTTAGgggatgtttttttaaataatctcctGACATTTTTCAAATACCATGAGCCTCTTTTGACATCATCACTGTTACCCAATGTAAACGCATGAGGtctgtgttattttaaatagGAAATGGGTTGTGAAGGTTTATACAATATTAAGACGGTGTCAGAGCCTGTTACAGCTCTTTCCTGTGCTGGCTGTGTGAGCTCAAGTGTCTGGGCTTTACTAACTATAAAACATACTGTTAAGATCTACACAAAGAAGTCTTAATATCCCATCATCATtaatcacacacgcacacaaaaatgcagattttcatgaatatatatatatatatatatatataatagagaaAGACAGATAATTCAAAAACTGGATTTTTAGATTAAACCACTGTGTTGCTGCGTGGTTGCATACTGGCACTAGTCAAATGATCATTCGCCCATTTTATCGTCCACCTGATTGAGAATTATTAATTAGTCAGTTTTATTTACACTGCAAAAGAAGGACTATATTATATATGCCTTTGGTTTAGAAGCTGAAACAACCCCTAAATGATGTCAAACTAATTGTAACCCATTTTTGGTGCATGCAGAGTGAGGACTCTGATGAGGAGGACCTGTTGGCCATCAGTAATAGATGGACATTTGAGTGGAAGAGTCGGCGCTGGTCACGTCTGCAAGACATCGATTACCTCCTGGGTACAGCGGGGGAGCGGAGCCCCTCTGAGGTGGGTGAGGACCTGCGGACCACCGTGAGCAGTGAGAGCATTCTGACAGACCTCAGCGAGCCGGAGATCTGTTCCCTGCCCAGCGAAGACTCTTTGGCCGCCATGCCTGACTCTGCCTCGCTCACCACACTCAACTTGCCCAGAGAGCTGCCTCATTACGGTTCACTTCCTGCCAAGAGCAGGCGACGTGGACGCACACGCGCCAAAGACTTCCTGAGGAGAATGGAAACGCTGGGCCGGACATGGGGACCATCGATGGTTCGTTCGGAGCGGCGCTCTTTGGTTATCAGCAGCCCAGTTCTGCAAAGCGAGCCAGAGGTGCTAAAGACTCTACGATGTGTTCAGATTTTAAACGCCGGGCCTCTAAATGCTGAAAACATGCCACCTGCTAACAACTGCCTAAATTCGCTGGCCAGCAGTGAGGTTAGCAGCCAATCAGAAACCAGTGGGAGTGCCGAAAGCACACCAAACATGAAGGGGCGTGTCTCAAAGTTGTATCCTCCTGGTAAACGTGCAGGTGTCTACCTAGAGGACATCGATGTTCTCGCCGGCGCTCCGCAAAGAAGGAGACCGGTCGAGCAGAGCCGCAAAAATGAATTCCGCTCCTATGACGAGCTATTGGTGCACATCCCAAAAGATCACAAACCTGGTACTTTCCCTAAAGCGCTGTCGATCGAGAGTCTGACGACAGCCAGTAAGGAACGTGGAAACTGGAAGCTTCTGGATTCAGAGCCCCAGAACTTCAAGTGCAGGAAAGTTGGAGGAAGGGAACTCCGGTCCGTGACGCGCTGCTGCCTGCGAGGCAGCAGGATCAGTGTGTACGATAACGTACCGGGCTCACACCTGTACGCGAGCACCGGGGACTTATTGGACCTTGAGAAGGAGGATATATTTCCACATTTGGATGACATTCTGCAGCATGTGAATGGTCTGCAGCAGATCGTGGACCACTGGTCCAAAAACGTGTTGCCCGAGAGTGAGGGGGAGGGGGATGGCGGCAGGGGGCGGGACCAGAGCATTATTGATGGCCAGTCTTCCAGCCAGATCACACTGGACTATGAGGGGACTTCTGTAATTGAGGGGTTGACCACACCGAACCAAGTCAACAAGGATGGGGTTTCGTTAAATGAAACGGACACCTCCAGCACCAGAGAGAGGAGGGACTCGGGGGTGGGGGCTTCTCTGACACGACCACGGTGAGACTTCAGGATGGATATGCTGAGAGGGACTAATTAGTGAGACTAAAATAATCTTATAATGTCTTTCTGCTAACTTGAATTTTCATTTATACTTTAGAGAGCATTAAATGATCTTTTCATATTTAGATTATCATGAATAGTCATGTGTTGTTGTATTTCTAGCCTTAGATGGCCCAGCTTCAGGATGTCCAACCTCCTCAGCCAATCAGGAATTTCGCTACAGATATCCAGCCAATCAGTGGGCCAGCTTAGCTTGTTGCAGAAGTTCTCTTTATTGCGTCTCACTGCTATCATGGAGAAATACTCCATGTCCAACAAGCATGGGTGGACTTGGTGagttacatttgattatttgattattaatagaaagtttgaaagaatGGCCTTTATTTGCAatctaaatattttcttatattataaatgtgtacttttgaatggtatatacatacatattgaaGCAATAAGATGAATTAGTCATGGAAAGTCCGTGCAGGTTGTGATTGGGGGATTTCTTGTCAATTTCAATGACACACTGATCAAACCGTCTCCTCAGTTTTCACTTTTTTCACAAAATCTCCTCCTGCCATCGACATCACAGTTCTGTCTTCAAACTGTCCACTCTATCATTCACTTTCCTTCTTCAAGATTCTTATTCATAAAGTACAGCTGCTTTATGGCCATAAACTGATCTCTTtttaatactgtatgtatatgttcTTAGGTCAGTGCCAAAATTTATGAAGAGAATGAAGGGACCAGACTACAAGGATAAGACGGTATTCGGTGTTCCTCTGATTGTCCATGTCCAGCGGTACGGACACCCTTTGCCCATAAGCTTACAGCTCGCCCTGCGCTTTTTAAGGAGCCAGTGTTTAGACCAGGTACAAAGTTTCATTCACATTTGCAAGACTGATTATAAGGTTCGTTCTAAGTTAGGTCAGAGTCAAAGTTATTCCAAACTCATTAAAGACAGATAAGCCACACAAACtcttaagtgtttgtttttcttattttcttcccTGTATGTTGatgtctatgtatgtatgtgcttCATTTCGTTTTAATGGTACTTGAATCCttattattactattgctcaCTTTTAGGGTTATGTTTTAGACAAATGTTTGAGTTGCGGTTATGAATGATACCTCAGATTCTGTGGCTTGTAGAGTAAAGTGATGTTTCTTTTCTTAGTGATTAGACATTCAATTTGGTCTaggagataaaaaataaaaaaggcttaaaaaaaaaaccataaactTAAATAGAAAGCGGGACTTGAGCCATGGGTTCAGACTTGGTCCAGTAAAGCTGTTGTTACGTTAACAAAATtgaatgtacaaaaaaaagtCTATTGTCAATATTGTTGTGATGCATGAAAGGAACTCACACAGTATTTCAGTATGTGTGACCAACTTGAACGCAAGTGAAATCTTCAAGGGAAGCATTTTTGCACTTTTATGCATCCGGGTTACCCATCTAAACGCCCTAGAATCgcaattttatgtaaaaaagatACAAATCATATTTGCTTTTCTCCTTGTCTTTCAGGTGGGACTTTTCCGTAAATCCGGGGTAAAGTCTCGTATTCAGGCTCTGCGGCAAATGTGTGAAACTTCCCCAGAAAGTGTGAACTATGAGGATCAGTCAGCATATGATGTGGCAGACATGGTCAAACAGTTCTTCAGAGACTTGCCTGAGCCTCTCCTCACGAGCAAAATGGGCGAGACCTTCCTCCACATATACCAGTGTAAGAGCACTTCCTGTCTGTTAGGAGTTTTTCTGCACAGATATTCTTACAGTACAGATAGCTAACACACCCTCTGTCTACTCAGATGTCCCTAAAGAACAGCGCTTACAGGCTGTGCAGGCAGCTATCATGTTGATGGCCGATGAAAACCGTGAGGTCCTGCAGACGCTGCTGTGCTTCCTAAATGACGTGACTTCCTCTGTTGAGGAGAACCAGATGACCCCAATGAACCTGGCGGTGTGCCTCGCTCCTTCTCTCTTCCACCTCAACATCATGAAGAATGATACTTTGTCGCCTCGGTAATGGAGTTCCATGTTTGCACATTCCAAACATGTGTGATCTACTTAGAAAGGCTGAAACGAGTGTTTCATTATGGTATAGGAGCTATAGGATGATATGTGTGCTTTGTCATTAGGTCTCCAAGGCCTTGAGGGGTCGTGAGAAGGTGTGAAGTGTTTTATTAACTCAACATACAGACTACTCCAACATCATTGTGATCATTAGGGAACATTACTCGACACTGAGCAGACACCTGGCCTGAGGGCCAGACACAGAAGGAGGTGTGGAAAAAAGTGAGGGGTAGTTTGAAAGAGATGGGTAGTTTAGCTTAAACCTACCCAGAATGGCCGGAAGGGGGTTGTAGAATGTGCTGGGATAGATGGTTTTCATTGGTTTCCCTGTTGAAGAATCCAGCATATggtggttaggtatgttttgaagcttggctgctggtttgagctggtttaagatgatcatgtgctggtcctaagcTGGAGCAGGTTGCTTagaaccagcacatgaccagctaaagaccagctcaaaccagcagccaagcttcaaaacataccttaCCATCATATGTGGTTTTATTCAACAggattatttgttgttttatacgTTTGCAGCTACACAACTTTGTAAAATCATGCATATGATGTCTTATATTGCATTCAGGTCTATTCAGAGGAAGTATGCCACTGGGCGGCCAGACCAAAAGGACCTGAATGAGAACCTTGCGGCCACTCAGGGGCTTGCACACATGATTGCTGAGTGCAATCACCTATTCGAGGTACAAGATGCATGTTTGGCATTAGATGTGTGTGCACTGAGAAATTGTGGTTGCTTACATAAGATTATGTGCAAAACAAGTACAAAAGTTTCAGccgattattattaatattattaattttctttaatgctgttctttctggaaaaaaaatgtctgtataACACTATATATTTCATGTGGTTTTTGCAGATTCCTCAGGAGATGGTCTCTCAGTCCAGGAACTCATACATAGAAGCTGAGCTGCTGGCGCCCTCTTTAGACGAGCTCTGTAAAAAACAGCCACAACTggatgaggaagaagaagaagaagaagaag is part of the Carassius auratus strain Wakin chromosome 10, ASM336829v1, whole genome shotgun sequence genome and harbors:
- the LOC113109954 gene encoding stAR-related lipid transfer protein 13-like isoform X2, translated to MTTRRKSSKLQLRRSISEQLRDSTSKAWDLLWRNIREKRLAEIEAKEACDWLRAAGFPQYAQLYEDSQFPIEISSVKRDHDFLDKDLVEPLCRRLNTLNKCASMKLDVSLPKKKSEDSDEEDLLAISNRWTFEWKSRRWSRLQDIDYLLGTAGERSPSEVGEDLRTTVSSESILTDLSEPEICSLPSEDSLAAMPDSASLTTLNLPRELPHYGSLPAKSRRRGRTRAKDFLRRMETLGRTWGPSMVRSERRSLVISSPVLQSEPEVLKTLRCVQILNAGPLNAENMPPANNCLNSLASSEVSSQSETSGSAESTPNMKGRVSKLYPPGKRAGVYLEDIDVLAGAPQRRRPVEQSRKNEFRSYDELLVHIPKDHKPGTFPKALSIESLTTASKERGNWKLLDSEPQNFKCRKVGGRELRSVTRCCLRGSRISVYDNVPGSHLYASTGDLLDLEKEDIFPHLDDILQHVNGLQQIVDHWSKNVLPESEGEGDGGRGRDQSIIDGQSSSQITLDYEGTSVIEGLTTPNQVNKDGVSLNETDTSSTRERRDSGVGASLTRPRLRWPSFRMSNLLSQSGISLQISSQSVGQLSLLQKFSLLRLTAIMEKYSMSNKHGWTWSVPKFMKRMKGPDYKDKTVFGVPLIVHVQRYGHPLPISLQLALRFLRSQCLDQVGLFRKSGVKSRIQALRQMCETSPESVNYEDQSAYDVADMVKQFFRDLPEPLLTSKMGETFLHIYQYVPKEQRLQAVQAAIMLMADENREVLQTLLCFLNDVTSSVEENQMTPMNLAVCLAPSLFHLNIMKNDTLSPRSIQRKYATGRPDQKDLNENLAATQGLAHMIAECNHLFEIPQEMVSQSRNSYIEAELLAPSLDELCKKQPQLDEEEEEEEEEEEEESTCSSYLESLIQNLMKETKDKTKGWVTGTNIDNTEISFKKVGDGTPLRRWRVSVEVEAPPSVVLNRILRERHLWDSNLLQWKVLETLDKQTEVYQYELNSMAPHPNRDFVVLRTWRTDMPKGVCVLVSVSIDHEESPRLAGVRGIILESQYLLEPCGSGKSRLTHICRADLKGKSPEWYNKAFGHLCASEAARIRNSFQSLDPEGPETKI
- the LOC113109954 gene encoding stAR-related lipid transfer protein 13-like isoform X8 produces the protein MFEEALMSAFVPVDSGEMDSVLTDLLDESMDSECLGSMTPETQDIYLRLDSHRRRSGLRLARIIARQQLLKKISQEIEAKEACDWLRAAGFPQYAQLYEDSQFPIEISSVKRDHDFLDKDLVEPLCRRLNTLNKCASMKLDVSLPKKKSEDSDEEDLLAISNRWTFEWKSRRWSRLQDIDYLLGTAGERSPSEVGEDLRTTVSSESILTDLSEPEICSLPSEDSLAAMPDSASLTTLNLPRELPHYGSLPAKSRRRGRTRAKDFLRRMETLGRTWGPSMVRSERRSLVISSPVLQSEPEVLKTLRCVQILNAGPLNAENMPPANNCLNSLASSEVSSQSETSGSAESTPNMKGRVSKLYPPGKRAGVYLEDIDVLAGAPQRRRPVEQSRKNEFRSYDELLVHIPKDHKPGTFPKALSIESLTTASKERGNWKLLDSEPQNFKCRKVGGRELRSVTRCCLRGSRISVYDNVPGSHLYASTGDLLDLEKEDIFPHLDDILQHVNGLQQIVDHWSKNVLPESEGEGDGGRGRDQSIIDGQSSSQITLDYEGTSVIEGLTTPNQVNKDGVSLNETDTSSTRERRDSGVGASLTRPRLRWPSFRMSNLLSQSGISLQISSQSVGQLSLLQKFSLLRLTAIMEKYSMSNKHGWTWSVPKFMKRMKGPDYKDKTVFGVPLIVHVQRYGHPLPISLQLALRFLRSQCLDQVGLFRKSGVKSRIQALRQMCETSPESVNYEDQSAYDVADMVKQFFRDLPEPLLTSKMGETFLHIYQYVPKEQRLQAVQAAIMLMADENREVLQTLLCFLNDVTSSVEENQMTPMNLAVCLAPSLFHLNIMKNDTLSPR